In a genomic window of Dyadobacter fermentans DSM 18053:
- a CDS encoding alpha/beta fold hydrolase, protein MKILFSILLILFGWSAACSQALYSRSFGNPKHQPIIFLHGGPGSSSVYFEATTAKLLADKGFFVIIYDRRGEGRSKDSTAKLNFNEAFADLSGIYKKYNLRYASLIGFSFGGLIATQYAQMHPGMVRAVVLCSALISQQKSYETILSKTRTIYEQRKDTTNLNELTAIAQLNPRSFAYRTLVFRHASANGFFTLSDPDHLAKRIYATYKTDTLINSYLRNESAVHTFWQNENQVNIDVTPILNSLRNANMPIFALYGKQDGLYSDEQVSGLKYLIGNSNVKYLDRCSHTVFIDQQSLFLSALSTWLKKAK, encoded by the coding sequence ATGAAGATATTATTCTCGATCCTTCTCATTTTATTTGGCTGGTCGGCAGCTTGTTCACAGGCACTGTACAGCAGATCATTTGGGAATCCGAAACACCAGCCAATCATATTTTTACACGGTGGGCCAGGAAGCAGCAGTGTTTACTTTGAAGCTACAACCGCAAAGTTACTTGCCGATAAGGGATTTTTTGTGATCATTTATGATCGACGGGGAGAAGGCCGCTCAAAGGATAGTACTGCCAAATTGAATTTTAATGAAGCATTCGCTGATTTGAGTGGCATTTATAAAAAGTACAACCTAAGGTATGCCAGTCTGATCGGATTTAGCTTCGGCGGTTTGATAGCAACTCAATATGCTCAAATGCATCCTGGCATGGTCAGGGCAGTTGTGTTATGCAGTGCACTAATATCTCAGCAGAAATCGTATGAGACGATATTGAGCAAAACAAGGACGATTTATGAGCAAAGAAAGGACACGACAAATTTGAACGAACTAACCGCCATTGCTCAACTTAATCCTCGGTCTTTTGCATACCGTACATTGGTTTTCAGACATGCGTCGGCAAATGGCTTTTTCACACTTTCGGATCCTGATCACTTAGCAAAACGTATTTACGCCACTTATAAAACGGATACACTAATTAATAGCTATCTGAGAAATGAATCGGCAGTACATACATTTTGGCAGAATGAGAATCAAGTTAATATTGATGTGACGCCTATCCTAAATAGTTTGAGAAATGCAAACATGCCTATATTCGCATTATACGGGAAACAAGACGGACTTTATTCCGATGAGCAAGTAAGTGGATTGAAATACCTGATTGGTAATTCAAATGTTAAATACCTTGATCGATGTTCCCACACTGTCTTCATTGATCAACAGTCGTTGTTTCTGTCAGCGCTAAGCACATGGCTCAAAAAAGCTAAGTAA
- a CDS encoding IS3 family transposase — MKQKGIRIGRRKVVEIMRREGLKAIQPPRFIPRTTDSKHGKRICDNLLLDQPKPDHPDAIWVSDITYMPLKGGKWAYLCIWMDLFSRQIVSWKLDENMQENLVREPLEKALLKRGIKPGLIIHSDRGGQYLSRRMKQVVKTFRLKQSMSRADDPYDNACAESLWSRLKAELSIPKGGYINLEVLRSVLFEYIDGYYNTRRLHSSLNYRNPVAFETEYYRKTG; from the coding sequence TTGAAGCAAAAAGGCATCAGAATCGGCCGTCGAAAGGTGGTTGAAATCATGCGAAGAGAGGGTTTGAAAGCGATCCAGCCTCCCAGATTCATTCCAAGGACTACTGACAGTAAACACGGCAAACGGATTTGCGATAATCTGCTTCTCGATCAGCCAAAGCCGGATCACCCCGATGCGATATGGGTGTCGGATATTACCTACATGCCACTAAAAGGTGGTAAATGGGCATATTTGTGTATCTGGATGGATCTGTTCTCTCGCCAGATTGTCAGTTGGAAGCTTGATGAGAATATGCAGGAAAATCTGGTGAGGGAGCCATTGGAAAAAGCGCTGTTGAAGCGAGGAATTAAGCCTGGTCTAATAATTCATTCTGACCGGGGAGGTCAATATCTGTCACGTAGAATGAAGCAAGTAGTCAAAACTTTCAGATTGAAACAAAGCATGTCGCGAGCTGACGATCCCTACGACAATGCCTGTGCGGAGTCATTGTGGAGTCGATTAAAGGCCGAACTGAGTATTCCCAAAGGAGGATATATCAACCTCGAGGTATTGAGATCCGTACTTTTTGAATACATCGACGGGTATTATAACACCCGGAGGTTACATTCCTCTTTAAATTACCGAAACCCCGTAGCATTCGAAACTGAATACTACCGAAAAACTGGTTAA
- a CDS encoding IS3 family transposase, protein MEEQDFKCYKKRTQKDYSLAFKLSIVDAVEKGELTYKQAQLRHGIQGRSTVLVWLRKHGRLDWKESETMKKDTPNKKIRELERKLKRLEQEKHVLNTAIDIADSQFGTDIRKKYLSLLSEAADQAQKESGSPSDS, encoded by the coding sequence ATGGAAGAACAAGACTTTAAGTGTTACAAGAAGCGTACTCAGAAAGATTACAGTTTGGCCTTCAAACTATCGATTGTGGATGCAGTCGAAAAAGGTGAGTTGACCTACAAGCAAGCCCAGCTCCGGCATGGCATTCAGGGAAGGAGTACTGTTTTGGTTTGGCTCAGAAAACATGGTAGATTAGATTGGAAAGAATCTGAAACCATGAAAAAAGACACACCCAATAAAAAGATCCGGGAACTGGAAAGGAAGCTGAAACGGCTTGAACAGGAAAAACATGTGCTTAATACGGCCATCGATATTGCTGACAGCCAGTTTGGTACCGACATCAGAAAAAAGTATTTGAGCCTGTTGTCAGAAGCTGCGGATCAGGCTCAAAAAGAGAGCGGCTCCCCGTCGGATTCGTAG
- a CDS encoding IS3 family transposase — protein sequence MGYSRQYFYKHCKSAQLRVQRESQVKTLVERERKLLPRLGTRKLYHQLRESLSASQIRFGRDQLFDLMRKHRMLIVPKRRYVQTTMSKHWLRKYPNLAKDLKVTRPDQLWVSDITYLKTDEGNCYLNLVTDAYSRKIMGYAIADNMEAVEMKKAFQMAVKCSMNGLEGLIHHSDRGLQYCSAEYTSIARFNHINISMTENSDPYENALAERMNKTMKEEFGLGNILPSRKLAGHLVDEAVQLYNNYRPHLSLQMQTPEYIYKQKSQSQKQLGSL from the coding sequence CTGGGTTATAGCCGCCAGTACTTTTATAAACATTGTAAATCAGCACAGTTACGGGTGCAACGAGAATCACAAGTGAAGACCTTGGTTGAACGAGAGCGAAAGCTTTTGCCACGTTTGGGTACCAGAAAGCTTTATCATCAGCTCAGGGAGTCCCTAAGCGCATCCCAAATCAGGTTCGGGCGTGATCAACTGTTTGATTTAATGCGAAAACATAGGATGCTGATCGTTCCTAAGCGGAGATATGTGCAAACAACGATGTCAAAACACTGGCTTAGAAAGTATCCAAACCTGGCCAAAGATTTGAAGGTAACCAGGCCCGACCAGCTATGGGTAAGTGACATCACCTACCTGAAAACCGATGAAGGGAATTGCTACCTAAACCTGGTAACAGACGCATATAGCAGGAAAATAATGGGCTATGCAATTGCTGATAATATGGAAGCGGTTGAAATGAAAAAGGCTTTCCAAATGGCTGTTAAGTGCAGTATGAATGGACTTGAAGGTCTTATCCATCATTCTGACAGAGGATTACAGTATTGTAGTGCCGAATACACCAGTATTGCGAGGTTTAACCATATCAATATCAGCATGACCGAAAACTCTGACCCATACGAGAATGCATTAGCAGAAAGGATGAACAAAACGATGAAGGAAGAATTTGGACTAGGAAATATTTTACCTTCCAGGAAACTGGCAGGTCATCTGGTCGATGAAGCCGTTCAGCTTTACAACAATTACAGACCACATCTGTCCTTACAAATGCAAACACCTGAATACATTTACAAACAAAAATCCCAGTCACAGAAGCAACTGGGATCATTATAA
- a CDS encoding transposase, translating into MEKRFGVKSRRSYDADFKQELTTMLMSGRSARELSQSFGIAENLLYRWKSMATMKTKTKTGDSESSKSAKLAAENARLRAENERLKTDREILKKALGLFSKSD; encoded by the coding sequence ATGGAAAAGCGATTTGGGGTAAAATCCCGAAGAAGTTATGATGCTGATTTCAAGCAAGAACTGACTACAATGCTAATGTCCGGCAGGAGTGCGCGAGAACTTTCCCAGAGTTTTGGAATTGCAGAAAATCTTCTTTATCGTTGGAAAAGCATGGCGACGATGAAGACAAAAACGAAAACGGGCGATAGTGAAAGCAGTAAGTCTGCGAAGCTTGCGGCTGAGAATGCAAGATTGCGGGCTGAGAACGAACGCTTAAAAACCGACCGTGAGATACTAAAAAAGGCGTTAGGTCTTTTCAGCAAGTCCGACTGA
- a CDS encoding DUF6624 domain-containing protein, which produces MKIFFNGILYLLPFLSFGQVDLKLKNELDSMYVLDQRYRGYFSRLSDSPALADSLKKAFTVTENLSGYLWTRQNEIDKSNFNRLEQIIQQYGYPGTRLVGKITDEAAFYIIQHSPKIEVYFPLVRAAAETDQLPFYLSGMMEDRTTGHIEV; this is translated from the coding sequence ATGAAAATTTTCTTTAACGGCATATTGTACCTGCTCCCTTTTCTAAGTTTTGGACAAGTCGACCTGAAGCTTAAAAATGAGCTGGATAGCATGTATGTCCTTGATCAGCGCTACCGAGGGTATTTTTCAAGATTATCTGATAGTCCTGCTTTGGCAGATAGCCTGAAGAAAGCATTCACAGTAACAGAAAACCTATCAGGATATTTATGGACTCGTCAAAATGAAATCGATAAATCAAATTTCAATCGACTCGAACAAATAATTCAGCAGTATGGCTACCCAGGAACAAGGTTGGTTGGCAAGATCACAGACGAGGCTGCATTTTATATTATTCAGCATTCACCAAAGATTGAAGTATACTTCCCCTTAGTTAGAGCAGCAGCAGAAACGGACCAGTTGCCTTTTTATCTTTCTGGTATGATGGAAGATCGCACCACCGGCCACATAGAGGTATGA
- a CDS encoding AraC family transcriptional regulator, whose amino-acid sequence MKAVEFHLPQDVDKSFIVFREKGDFFPAPWHYHAHFEFVLVNKSTGKRMVGDHIGYFEEDDLVFMGSLLPHVWVNDPVYLERQAEEQADALVIHFTDDFLGEDFMNIPETDNLRKVLALADRGLALRGDTRARINKLIREMPALNGLQRLANLFLIFDIMSTTSEYDLLASPRFVQNFHYDSSDRFKKITGYIMQNFDRDISLTEIAAVSSMGVTAFCNFFKEQFRVTFVEYLTTVRIGHACKLLSQNDRNVVEVAYECGFNNLANFNRQFKKLKCMTPSDYRKTLAIR is encoded by the coding sequence ATGAAAGCTGTTGAATTCCACCTGCCTCAGGATGTCGACAAATCCTTCATCGTGTTTCGCGAAAAAGGCGATTTCTTTCCCGCCCCCTGGCACTACCATGCGCATTTCGAATTTGTATTGGTCAATAAGAGTACAGGCAAAAGAATGGTTGGTGACCATATCGGCTATTTTGAAGAAGATGACCTCGTTTTCATGGGTTCGCTGCTGCCACATGTCTGGGTGAATGACCCTGTTTACCTGGAACGGCAAGCGGAAGAGCAAGCCGATGCGCTGGTGATCCATTTTACCGACGATTTTCTGGGGGAAGATTTTATGAATATTCCGGAAACCGACAATTTGAGAAAAGTCCTTGCCCTGGCCGACCGAGGCCTTGCATTGCGCGGCGATACGCGTGCCCGGATCAACAAACTGATCCGCGAAATGCCCGCACTGAATGGGTTACAGCGTTTGGCCAACCTTTTCCTGATATTCGATATCATGTCTACTACGTCGGAATATGATCTTTTGGCTAGTCCGCGCTTCGTACAAAACTTCCATTACGATTCCTCCGACCGTTTCAAAAAGATTACCGGCTATATCATGCAAAATTTCGACAGGGATATTAGTCTCACTGAAATCGCCGCCGTAAGCAGCATGGGCGTCACTGCATTTTGTAATTTTTTCAAGGAACAGTTCCGGGTTACGTTTGTAGAATACCTGACTACGGTCCGGATCGGTCACGCCTGCAAATTACTTTCCCAAAACGACCGGAACGTGGTGGAAGTAGCTTATGAATGCGGCTTTAATAACCTGGCGAATTTCAACCGGCAATTCAAAAAACTAAAATGCATGACACCGAGTGATTACCGCAAAACGCTGGCAATCCGATAA
- a CDS encoding dipeptidase: MSRLIFDAHLDLSMNAIEWNRDLTRPLAEIRQREMHMSDKNDRGKGTVCLPELRKGNIGLVVATQLARYTPQGSALPGWNSPQQAWAMTQAQLAWYREMEALGEMVQIRDVAGLNAHLTLWNDQSMAAESKPVGYILSLEGADSLVDISYLQRAYDDGLRAVGLSHFGSGRYAPGTKMQGPVTPAGFELMREMSRLNMILDTTHLTDEGFEQVMDIYDGPIWSSHHNVRKIVPNQRQLTDHQIKRLIERGAVIGGMLDCWAMDIRFIDMVSDPWQLDIRLEHLVDHWDHICQLAGNSHHIAIGSDLDGIFGTEQSPWDLNSIADLQKYESILERRGYSETDIDNIFNGNWLRFLREAWRANE; this comes from the coding sequence ATGAGCAGACTGATTTTCGACGCCCACCTGGATTTGTCTATGAATGCCATCGAATGGAACCGGGACCTGACCCGCCCACTGGCTGAAATACGGCAGCGCGAGATGCATATGTCCGACAAAAACGACCGCGGCAAAGGGACGGTATGTTTACCGGAGCTTAGAAAGGGCAATATTGGTTTGGTAGTAGCAACCCAGTTGGCGCGCTACACCCCACAGGGAAGTGCGCTGCCGGGCTGGAATTCGCCTCAGCAAGCCTGGGCGATGACGCAGGCGCAGCTGGCCTGGTACCGGGAAATGGAGGCACTTGGCGAAATGGTCCAGATCAGGGATGTGGCAGGATTAAATGCACACCTGACGCTATGGAATGATCAGTCCATGGCGGCCGAATCGAAGCCTGTCGGCTATATTTTAAGTCTGGAAGGGGCCGATTCCCTGGTGGATATTTCCTATTTGCAGAGAGCTTATGACGACGGCCTGCGGGCAGTTGGGCTGTCGCATTTCGGGTCCGGGAGGTATGCTCCGGGGACAAAGATGCAGGGGCCGGTGACGCCGGCGGGGTTTGAGTTAATGCGCGAAATGTCCCGGCTGAATATGATACTTGATACGACGCATTTGACGGACGAAGGCTTTGAGCAGGTAATGGATATTTACGACGGGCCTATCTGGTCGAGCCACCATAACGTCCGCAAAATTGTGCCTAACCAGCGGCAACTTACCGACCACCAGATTAAAAGGTTGATCGAGCGGGGCGCTGTGATTGGCGGTATGCTCGATTGCTGGGCGATGGACATCCGTTTTATCGATATGGTTTCCGACCCCTGGCAACTGGATATCAGGCTGGAACATTTGGTCGATCACTGGGACCACATCTGCCAGCTGGCGGGAAATAGTCATCACATTGCCATAGGGAGCGATCTCGACGGTATTTTTGGCACAGAGCAATCTCCCTGGGACCTCAATTCGATTGCAGACTTACAGAAATACGAATCCATTCTCGAAAGAAGAGGCTACTCGGAAACAGATATCGACAATATCTTTAATGGAAACTGGCTGAGGTTCCTGAGGGAGGCGTGGCGAGCCAATGAGTGA
- a CDS encoding 3-hydroxyacyl-CoA dehydrogenase family protein, whose amino-acid sequence MEPVLLVGDHMLASGIASCLQQSGLLFTAQKDISELTGHHAGKPFALAILVTEEDLAVKRQQLRLLEEKLGGNVIIAINTETIGLDLLQENAAFPSRIIGLNWVEPADTTFFLEIITNQVTDESIAGQISQTAARWWNKDPYIIKGNTGVRIRLMGALIREAFYLVENGFATVEDIDRACRNDAGYYLPFAGNLRYMDLMGTYAYGMVMKDLNPELSIDTRTPDFFRQMLSERKTGMSSGAGFYAYAAGEMEKWQELHRRFSIQVKELIEKYPFNYSTEEVAEFRNGFNFR is encoded by the coding sequence TTGGAACCTGTATTGCTGGTAGGTGATCATATGCTCGCGAGTGGCATTGCGTCTTGTCTGCAACAATCGGGGCTTCTTTTTACAGCGCAGAAAGACATTTCTGAGCTGACCGGCCACCACGCAGGAAAACCGTTTGCACTTGCAATATTGGTTACGGAGGAAGACCTGGCTGTTAAAAGGCAGCAGCTGAGGCTATTGGAAGAGAAGTTGGGCGGGAATGTCATCATTGCAATCAATACGGAAACCATTGGGCTGGACCTTTTGCAGGAAAATGCGGCATTTCCCAGCCGTATCATCGGGCTGAACTGGGTAGAGCCGGCGGATACCACCTTTTTTCTTGAAATTATCACGAATCAGGTAACCGACGAAAGTATAGCCGGACAAATCAGCCAGACGGCGGCGAGGTGGTGGAATAAGGACCCGTATATTATCAAAGGGAACACAGGGGTGCGTATACGGCTAATGGGCGCGCTGATCAGGGAGGCTTTTTATCTGGTTGAAAATGGTTTCGCCACGGTAGAGGATATCGACCGCGCCTGCCGGAATGACGCCGGATATTATCTGCCGTTCGCGGGGAATTTGCGTTATATGGATTTGATGGGCACTTATGCTTATGGAATGGTCATGAAAGACCTTAATCCCGAGCTTTCCATCGACACGCGGACCCCGGACTTTTTCAGACAAATGCTGTCGGAACGGAAGACCGGAATGAGCAGTGGAGCAGGTTTTTACGCGTATGCGGCAGGGGAAATGGAAAAATGGCAGGAATTGCATCGGAGATTCAGCATTCAGGTAAAGGAATTGATTGAGAAATACCCTTTTAATTACAGCACGGAAGAGGTAGCGGAGTTTCGTAACGGATTTAATTTTCGGTAA